The following DNA comes from Thermococcus piezophilus.
GTCGAAGATGAGGACGATGTTATTGAAGCCGTGGCCCTAACTGGCTCAAGAGAGACGCTTCAGATCGAGAGACTGGATGACGGCAAGATAGTCGTGAAAGTGCCCGCTGATGCCTTTGTTTCCGGGCATGCTGAGATAAAAGTCCTCTATAACAAGTCAGACTCTTGGTTCAGCAATCTACTTGAAAAGATACGCTCGCTTATGAGGAAGATTCTGAGTTTGTTTGGGCTTGGAGGTGGCTGATTTGGTTGTTTGTTATGGAGGTGGTTGAGATATGAAATGGAAGAAACCTCTTGGGCTGTTTGTGGCCCTTGTGGTTGTGTTTTCAATTGCAGTAGTAAGGGCAGCAACCATTACAGACGTAATATGGGAGAACGCCATAACCGAGCCGGAGATTGAGCTTATTCCCGGCTATCCGGCTACAGTGAACGTCACCATTCTGACCTCCAATGGTGATCCTTTTGACCTCGCAAACATCGCCGGCGCGGATACCATCTCTGTGACGGGCAAGTTTGTCGATGAGTATGGAAACGCTCTTGACATGAATGGAGACGGCACTGCCGACATCTACACCTTCACGAACACGAGCACACCCGGCCTCTGGACTGCTACCATAAACGTCTCAAATGTCCAGCCCGGCCTATACACACTTAAAATCGATGCTATAGCGCAGAACAGTACCACAAACACAATCATTGACAACGCGACCCTTGAGCTTCAAGTTTGGGTCGCTGGTGGTGAGTATTGGGTTGCAGTCGCTGACGTCAAGGACGGCGATACTATCGAGATTGGCACCATGAGCTTTACTATCAGAGGACTGAGCGACCTTGGGGCCATCCTTGACCTCGGAAACCTTACAACGCAGACGATAACTGACGATAATCGCGATGGAATTTTCAGCTGGAGCACGGATGTAACGGGGGACGGTGTAGGCGACTGGATCGTCTTTGCGAGGAGCAATGATGGTAAGTATGTACTAATGGTCTACTCAAATGATGGGAACATTCTAAACGACTTCAATCTCGAAAACACGTTCGAAGTGAGAGAGTCAGATGGAAGGGTAAAGTTTACGAACAAGATATTCAAGGACGGAAGCAATTACAGAGCTTACGTCGTGTGGGACGAGAGCTGGCTCGCAAAGCTTGGCATAAAGGCAGTCGACTATTATATCATTCCTTTACGCGGTAGAGAACACTGGAGAGAAGGATTTGGCAACGTTGAGAGAACAGACGTCAAGGTGATAAAGAGGACAACGTACTTCTTTGGACTGTTCGGGAAGGAAGAGGAGGTGTACAGTGGCAACATCTTCAATAAGAACGTGAATATTGACAACATTATCACGGTCTTTGGAAAGTGGGTTGGGAACGCGGCAATGATAAGATGGAGAGTATGGGAGATACGTAAGGGCCTTGGTGATATTACGATTCCAAACAGCTACAGCCTACGTGAGCGCTCGCTGAACGAGCTTGCCGTGAGTTCTGAAGACTTCAGAGGATTCAATCCTGTCCTAAACCCAAGTGGAAGGGGGTTGTTCAAGCCGGGCATCGATTGGAAATCAATCCTCGGGTTTGAGGATGAGTCCTGAGGGGGCTGATTGAATGAGGCCCCTTTCAGCGACTTTTATTGTCTTTATTGTCCTTCTTTCTTTATTCAGCGTTGCAGTAGCTGACAGTAGCCTTCCAGCCGCTATCGAGACCACACAGGTTAAGTTTGATGTCCCTTCCCTCACTCTCTCCGACTACATGAATAAAATCCTAATCAAGTTCAAGGAGTGGCGTTTCGACAGCACCGGGTTAATCAGAACCAATACTGGTATCTATGTCGATGAGAGGTTTTGGAATTGGGTCACGGGTTCGATTCAGGTGAGTGCCAACCTCACTGACATGGCTTTGAACTGGCTGAACACATTCAAGCAAAAGGTTCAGAACGACGAAGAAGTCGATTGGATCATCATCACTTGGACGAAGCCAAATGATCGCGTAAAAGAAGCTCTCGAAGCAATTGGGGCAAAGGTTCTTTACGTCGATGAGGATATCAATGCCATAACCATCCGTGCCCGCCCGAGCCTCGTCAAGAACCTCGTCTATTCAAAGGCATTTGACTTTAACTATCGCTTTTACATCCGTGAGGTTTGGCCTGACTTTTACGTCGCCAACAGCCCTGTGTACATTGAGAACACCAGTGCTGTATTTATTCAGGGGAATATTACTCCCGAGCAGGTTGCTAATGCCAACTGGAACATCAAGCTCATCAAGGCAGATTTGGCCTGGAGCAAGAAGGGTATCACGGGCAGGGGCGTCACGATAGCGGTTCTCGACACTGGAGTGGACTGCAATCATGTCATGCTTCAAGGAGCTTGTGTTGGCGTGGCAAACTTTGTGAACAACGAGCCCCCTGATGACCTAAATGGACACGGAACCCATGTGGCCTCGATAGCGGCTGGAAGGCCAGTCAAGGCGAACGTAGATGGTCAGATCGTCTATGTCTCAGGAGTAGCTCCTGAAGCAAACGTCCTCGCGGTCAAGGTTCTCGGCAAGGACGGCGGCGGGACGATGACTCAGATCATCCAGGGCCTCGACTATGTGGTTGAGTGGCACAAGAAGCACCCGGACGAGCCGATAGTCGTGAGTATGAGCCTCGGAAGCCCCTTTGGGAGTCCAAGAGACCCAATGGTTCAGAAGGTCGAACAATTGATTCGCGAGGAGCACATTCCGGTCGTCATCGCGGCTGGAAATGAGTTCGTGGTCATTGACTCTCCAGGAATTGCAACGGGTGCAATCACAGTTGCGGCAGTTGGCAGAGACATGAAGGTGGCGGAGTTCAGCGGAAAAGGGCCCGGCCTAAACATCTACGACATCAAGCCCGACATAGCGGCTCCTGGCGTCAGGATTGTGGCTGCGAAGGCAGGAACAAGGAGCCAACTAATAGCTATGAGTGGAACCTCGATGGCAACTCCTCATGTCTCTGGAGTTGTAGCCCTGCTCCTCCAAAAGCATGGAACACTCACACCCGAGACAATCAAAATGATTCTACAGAAGACCGCTTATCCTCT
Coding sequences within:
- a CDS encoding S8 family peptidase — translated: MRPLSATFIVFIVLLSLFSVAVADSSLPAAIETTQVKFDVPSLTLSDYMNKILIKFKEWRFDSTGLIRTNTGIYVDERFWNWVTGSIQVSANLTDMALNWLNTFKQKVQNDEEVDWIIITWTKPNDRVKEALEAIGAKVLYVDEDINAITIRARPSLVKNLVYSKAFDFNYRFYIREVWPDFYVANSPVYIENTSAVFIQGNITPEQVANANWNIKLIKADLAWSKKGITGRGVTIAVLDTGVDCNHVMLQGACVGVANFVNNEPPDDLNGHGTHVASIAAGRPVKANVDGQIVYVSGVAPEANVLAVKVLGKDGGGTMTQIIQGLDYVVEWHKKHPDEPIVVSMSLGSPFGSPRDPMVQKVEQLIREEHIPVVIAAGNEFVVIDSPGIATGAITVAAVGRDMKVAEFSGKGPGLNIYDIKPDIAAPGVRIVAAKAGTRSQLIAMSGTSMATPHVSGVVALLLQKHGTLTPETIKMILQKTAYPLEGINALPTWSGAGLVDAYAAVTANVQSSIWDRFRRLLP